A genomic stretch from Haloferax sp. Atlit-12N includes:
- a CDS encoding ATP-binding protein: protein MFVLDAAGAVARASDGFAAHLGADAATLRGRPLSDFVVAEDWPDVRAALDATRAVDVWESHQCRCRLSGVDGRAAMGGDDVLVEFTPYPGRDDDTDSDDTGAGRVAGGVCREPSEPAAARLHTERDRFDHLFDLVDDAVIEFEIVGVEPIIRSVNPGFEAVFGYDAAEVRGESLNDFIVPPNADDEAVDFDQRTADGKANHAIVTRQTAWGRREFLYRGIPYSRGDGRQYGFSIYSDITGQRRAREHLQVLQRVLRHNLRNEMNVVLGMAEEIREATADPSVDHAAGRIAVHTEKLLRVSEKARTAAAVLDDQRPDEVVDATETVRAVVEPRRTRFPAATFDLDLPPSLPVSVGPKLAQALANVVENALEHTPEDVTVRIEAKRCENDATLRVSDDGDGIPEIEWAAVFGDEDITQLSHGSGLGLWVVKWVVESAGGRVDYDRRDGWSTVQLTLPLADGSR, encoded by the coding sequence ATGTTCGTCCTCGACGCGGCGGGGGCCGTGGCACGCGCGAGCGACGGGTTCGCGGCGCACCTCGGCGCGGACGCCGCGACGCTCCGTGGGCGTCCGCTCTCTGACTTCGTCGTCGCCGAGGACTGGCCGGACGTCCGCGCCGCGCTCGACGCCACGCGAGCGGTGGACGTGTGGGAGAGCCATCAGTGTCGCTGTCGGCTCTCGGGCGTCGATGGCAGGGCGGCGATGGGAGGCGACGACGTTCTCGTCGAGTTCACCCCGTATCCCGGACGCGACGACGACACCGACAGCGACGACACCGGCGCGGGACGGGTCGCCGGGGGGGTCTGCCGCGAACCGTCGGAGCCGGCGGCCGCGCGACTGCACACCGAGCGGGACCGTTTCGACCACCTGTTCGACCTCGTCGACGACGCGGTCATCGAGTTCGAAATCGTCGGCGTCGAACCGATTATCCGGTCGGTCAATCCGGGGTTCGAGGCCGTCTTCGGCTACGACGCGGCCGAGGTGCGCGGCGAGTCGCTCAACGACTTCATCGTCCCGCCGAACGCCGACGACGAGGCGGTCGACTTCGACCAGCGGACCGCCGACGGCAAGGCCAATCACGCTATCGTCACCCGCCAGACCGCGTGGGGGAGACGGGAGTTCCTCTACCGCGGTATCCCCTACAGCCGCGGCGACGGGAGGCAGTACGGTTTTTCCATCTACTCAGACATCACCGGTCAGCGCCGGGCCAGAGAGCACTTACAGGTGCTTCAGCGCGTCCTCAGACACAACCTCCGAAACGAGATGAACGTCGTCCTCGGCATGGCCGAGGAGATACGCGAGGCGACGGCCGACCCGAGCGTCGACCACGCGGCCGGGCGCATCGCCGTGCACACCGAGAAACTCCTGCGGGTCAGCGAGAAGGCCCGAACCGCGGCCGCCGTCCTCGACGACCAGCGGCCCGACGAGGTGGTCGATGCGACCGAGACGGTCCGCGCCGTCGTCGAGCCGCGGCGCACCCGATTCCCCGCGGCGACGTTCGACCTCGACCTCCCGCCGTCGCTTCCGGTCTCAGTCGGGCCGAAACTCGCGCAGGCGCTCGCCAACGTCGTGGAGAACGCGCTCGAACACACGCCCGAGGACGTGACGGTCCGCATCGAGGCGAAGCGGTGCGAGAACGACGCGACACTCCGCGTCAGCGACGACGGCGACGGCATCCCCGAAATCGAGTGGGCGGCCGTCTTCGGCGACGAGGACATCACGCAACTCAGCCACGGCTCCGGGCTGGGGCTGTGGGTCGTCAAGTGGGTGGTCGAATCCGCGGGCGGGCGGGTCGACTACGACCGACGCGACGGGTGGAGCACCGTCCAACTGACGCTTCCGCTGGCGGACGGGAGTCGGTAG